The following are encoded in a window of Salvelinus fontinalis isolate EN_2023a chromosome 40, ASM2944872v1, whole genome shotgun sequence genomic DNA:
- the LOC129839593 gene encoding VIP peptides-like: protein MHSVMAQTNSFHRLFLMALCSMLCTRTTSLPAVAAYSVRSGTVETDGKGDWEQSLSINDMETLKLLYDIIARPKRHADGLFTSGYSKLLGQLSAKDYLESLIAKRVSNDLMEDQLPVKHQSDAVFTDNYSHYGKEMAIKKYLKSALSNKRSLEEPTIPELSIRSEPSSQQTNDDISIHELLNSLSLTL, encoded by the exons ATGCAT AGCGTTATGGCACAGACGAACAGCTTTCATCGACTCTTTTTGATGGCACTATGCAGTATGCTGTGTACCAGGACCACGAGTCTACCTGCTGTCGCTGCATACTCAGTCAG GTCAGGGACTGTTGAGACAGATGGAAAGGGTGACTGGGAGCAGAGTCTGTCAATAAATGACATGGAAACCCTTAAACTTCTCTATGATATAATTGCAAG ACCAAAAAGACACGCAGATGGTCTCTTCACAAGTGGCTACAGCAAACTTTTAGGTCAGCTTTCGGCCAAGGACTACCTTGAATCCTTGATTGCAAAGCGAGTCAG TAATGACCTCATGGAGGACCAGTTGCCAGTAAAACACCAGTCAGACGCTGTGTTTACAGACAACTACAGCCACTATGGAAAAGAGATGGCCATCAAGAAATACTTGAAATCAGCGCTGTCAAACAAGAGGAG CTTGGAGGAACCTACTATTCCAGAATTATCCATTAGGAGCGAGCCTTCCTCACAGCAAACCAATGATGACATCTCAATTCATGAACTCCTCAATAGTCTTTCATTG ACCCTCTAA